The following are from one region of the Carassius auratus strain Wakin chromosome 13, ASM336829v1, whole genome shotgun sequence genome:
- the LOC113112593 gene encoding nucleolar and spindle-associated protein 1-like isoform X1 produces MDLDSLKYAELQRLAKEAGLKANMKAEKLLKALKQHFSQHQQQTSENGNVAATADAHDAVSAVDEQGAHTVTFVTERRGKGRTAKRKLSDSTPVTAQTKEKTEKEVSRRGSKRRKVSSAEDTQTPVPPETSTKENPVEKGLESGETNPDSKDAPAEPSVKGVGRRTAGKIPRLEGLMKRNAALRPTTPNFKKLHEAHFKKMESIDSYVQRKNKQMEVLRNSVKELKTLSEKTLMKSVETKTQTKVPASRVSLFSPGVQEKKTLAEKRRLTQQSASKSALKDSATFRPTVLTTNKINVRFSQTTHDNEYKRSLIKTPARMSPLIPLTSTPGRKSAVHTKPELNRSFGAINTPGATPFVFNGNNSESVTPNMSKKSAFDLKASLSRPLSYKPHKGKLKPFGAPQENTALNKSQTVPSHQKNYKQHQVQTREERRAKHTEDRKTKKEMMLGSRRGLVMA; encoded by the exons ATGGATTTGGATTCGCTTAAATACGCGGAATTGCAGCGCCTCGCGAAAGAGGCTGGACTGAAAGCAAATATGAAG GCTGAAAAGCTTTTGAAAGCTTTAAAACAACACTTTTCGCAACATCAACAGCAGACATCAGAGAAC GGAAATGTTGCAGCCACCGCGGACGCGCACGATGCTGTCTCAGCCGTGGACGAGCAGGGCGCGCACACTGTAACATTTGTGACCGAGCGCCGAGGAAAAGGCCGCACCGCCAAGAGAAAGCTCAGTGACTCCACACCTGTCACTGCTCAG ACTAAAGAAAAGACGGAAAAAGAGGTCAGCCGAAGGGGATCCAAGAGGAGGAAAGTGTCCTCAGCTGAGGACACACAGACTCCAGTTCCACCtgaaacttcgaccaaagaaaaTCCTGTGGAAAAAGGTCTAGAATCTGGGGAAACCAATCCAGACTCTAAAGATGCTCCTGCAGAGCCAAGTGTTAAAG GTGTGGGGAGAAGAACTGCTGGTAAAATCCCCCGTCTTGAGGGTCTGATGAAGAGAAATGCTGCGCTGCGGCCGACAACTCCTA ACTTCAAGAAACTCCATGAGGCTCACTTCAAAAAGATGGAGTCCATCGATTCTTATGTCCAAAGGAAGAACAAACAAATGGAGGTGTTAAGGAATTCTGTCAAGGagctgaag ACTCTGTCAGAAAAGACGTTGATGAAATCGGTTGAAACAAAGACTCAAACT AAGGTGCCTGCTAGCCGAGTGTCTCTCTTCAGTCCTGGAGTGCAGGAGAAAAAAACATTGGCAGAAAAACGCAGACTCACTCAGCAATCTGCCAGCAAGTCTGCTTTGAAGGACAGCGCCACCTTCAGGCCAACTGTCCTCACCACTAATAAAATCAATGTTCG GTTCTCACAGACCACTCACGATAACGAATACAAGCGTTCATTGATAAAGACTCCAGCTCGTATGTCTCCCCTCATCCCTCTTACTTCCACTCCAGGGAGGAAATCTGCTGTTCATACCAAACCTGAACTTAATAGAAGTTTTGGTGCCATTAATACACCTG gagCTACTCCATTTGTTTTTAATGGGAACAACAGTGAGTCAGTCACCCCTAATATGAGCAAGAAGAGCGCATTTGATCTTAAGGCCAGTCTCTCTCGTCCACTCTCCTACAAACCGCACAAAG GAAAACTGAAGCCCTTTGGAGCTCCACAGGAGAACACAGCACTTAATAAATCTCAGACTGTTCCTTCACACCAGAAAAACTATAAACAGCACCAGGTTCAAACCAG AGAGGAGCGACGTGCCAAGCACACAGAAGACCGAAAAACGAAGAAAGAGATGATGTTGGGTTCCAGACGAGGTCTGGTCATGGCCTAA
- the LOC113112593 gene encoding nucleolar and spindle-associated protein 1-like isoform X2 yields MDLDSLKYAELQRLAKEAGLKANMKAEKLLKALKQHFSQHQQQTSENGNVAATADAHDAVSAVDEQGAHTVTFVTERRGKGRTAKRKLSDSTPVTAQTKEKTEKEVSRRGSKRRKVSSAEDTQTPVPPETSTKENPVEKGLESGETNPDSKDAPAEPSVKGVGRRTAGKIPRLEGLMKRNAALRPTTPNFKKLHEAHFKKMESIDSYVQRKNKQMEVLRNSVKELKKVPASRVSLFSPGVQEKKTLAEKRRLTQQSASKSALKDSATFRPTVLTTNKINVRFSQTTHDNEYKRSLIKTPARMSPLIPLTSTPGRKSAVHTKPELNRSFGAINTPGATPFVFNGNNSESVTPNMSKKSAFDLKASLSRPLSYKPHKGKLKPFGAPQENTALNKSQTVPSHQKNYKQHQVQTREERRAKHTEDRKTKKEMMLGSRRGLVMA; encoded by the exons ATGGATTTGGATTCGCTTAAATACGCGGAATTGCAGCGCCTCGCGAAAGAGGCTGGACTGAAAGCAAATATGAAG GCTGAAAAGCTTTTGAAAGCTTTAAAACAACACTTTTCGCAACATCAACAGCAGACATCAGAGAAC GGAAATGTTGCAGCCACCGCGGACGCGCACGATGCTGTCTCAGCCGTGGACGAGCAGGGCGCGCACACTGTAACATTTGTGACCGAGCGCCGAGGAAAAGGCCGCACCGCCAAGAGAAAGCTCAGTGACTCCACACCTGTCACTGCTCAG ACTAAAGAAAAGACGGAAAAAGAGGTCAGCCGAAGGGGATCCAAGAGGAGGAAAGTGTCCTCAGCTGAGGACACACAGACTCCAGTTCCACCtgaaacttcgaccaaagaaaaTCCTGTGGAAAAAGGTCTAGAATCTGGGGAAACCAATCCAGACTCTAAAGATGCTCCTGCAGAGCCAAGTGTTAAAG GTGTGGGGAGAAGAACTGCTGGTAAAATCCCCCGTCTTGAGGGTCTGATGAAGAGAAATGCTGCGCTGCGGCCGACAACTCCTA ACTTCAAGAAACTCCATGAGGCTCACTTCAAAAAGATGGAGTCCATCGATTCTTATGTCCAAAGGAAGAACAAACAAATGGAGGTGTTAAGGAATTCTGTCAAGGagctgaag AAGGTGCCTGCTAGCCGAGTGTCTCTCTTCAGTCCTGGAGTGCAGGAGAAAAAAACATTGGCAGAAAAACGCAGACTCACTCAGCAATCTGCCAGCAAGTCTGCTTTGAAGGACAGCGCCACCTTCAGGCCAACTGTCCTCACCACTAATAAAATCAATGTTCG GTTCTCACAGACCACTCACGATAACGAATACAAGCGTTCATTGATAAAGACTCCAGCTCGTATGTCTCCCCTCATCCCTCTTACTTCCACTCCAGGGAGGAAATCTGCTGTTCATACCAAACCTGAACTTAATAGAAGTTTTGGTGCCATTAATACACCTG gagCTACTCCATTTGTTTTTAATGGGAACAACAGTGAGTCAGTCACCCCTAATATGAGCAAGAAGAGCGCATTTGATCTTAAGGCCAGTCTCTCTCGTCCACTCTCCTACAAACCGCACAAAG GAAAACTGAAGCCCTTTGGAGCTCCACAGGAGAACACAGCACTTAATAAATCTCAGACTGTTCCTTCACACCAGAAAAACTATAAACAGCACCAGGTTCAAACCAG AGAGGAGCGACGTGCCAAGCACACAGAAGACCGAAAAACGAAGAAAGAGATGATGTTGGGTTCCAGACGAGGTCTGGTCATGGCCTAA
- the LOC113112595 gene encoding protein Mis18-beta gives MSDSTRSFHESSYDISPCDSTQTISIADQLRAVKDGEICVVDYRNCSVLQCMTCNTVLGDSLGICGEVQSLQSIICLKVTENVSVNKKLEMSLTGHLAFSTYQVLNCAGCQGAVGLVLHSTPEHLSALRNLFCLQKDLINCYILRSDKCVKASKVNFKYRLMDKDIKELKQDLEAQLKQVKILEGMMKTLCTHSVS, from the exons ATGTCGGACAGCACTCGAAGTTTTCACGAAAGCTCTTATGATATCAGTCCGTGTGACTCGACACAGACTATTTCAATTGCAGATCAGCTAAGAGCAGTAAAGGACGGAGAAATCTGTGTGGTAGACTATAGGAATTGCAGCGTCCTGCAATGCATGACATGCAACACAGTGCTTGGAGACTCTCTCGGCATCTGTGGGGAAGTCCAGAGCCTTCAGAGTATTATTTGTCTGA AAGTTACTGAGAATGTGAGTGTGAATAAAAAGCTGGAGATGAGTTTGACTGGTCATCTGGCCTTCTC CACCTACCAAGTCCTTAACTGTGCTGGTTGCCAGGGTGCTGTTGGCCTGGTTCTTCACTCAACCCCAGAACACCTGTCTGCTTTAAGAAATCTCTTCTGTTTACAAAAAGATCTGATAAACTG ctACATCCTAAGAAGTGACAAATGTGTCAAAGCCTCCAAAGTCAACTTCAAATACAGACTCATGGACAAAGATATTAAAGAG CTGAAGCAAGATTTAGAAGCTCAGCTGAAGCAGGTGAAGATTCTGGAGGGAATGATGAAAACCTTGTGCACACACAGTGTAAGCTAA